Proteins encoded in a region of the Campylobacter geochelonis genome:
- a CDS encoding (Fe-S)-binding protein, translated as MSQKVYLFATCLGASMMGKTVVNAIKLLQREGIEVIFKKDQTCCGQPSYNTGYFNDTKEVALYNAKLFSENYPILVPSGSCAGMMMHDYVELFKGEKEEEKIKEFSSKIVELSVYLDKVLNVKYEDAGEPIKVTWHSNCHALRVAKSIESNLNLLKRFKNVELVQLEYEKECCGFGGTFAVKEPEISNAMTLEKIKHIEETGVKYLISADGGCLMNIAGTMSKHGKNIKALHLYDFILSRLNGDKI; from the coding sequence ATGTCACAAAAAGTTTATCTTTTTGCTACCTGTTTGGGTGCATCGATGATGGGCAAAACGGTGGTAAATGCTATTAAGCTTTTGCAGCGAGAAGGAATTGAGGTAATCTTTAAAAAAGATCAAACATGTTGTGGACAGCCATCTTACAATACAGGATATTTTAACGATACAAAAGAAGTAGCACTTTATAATGCTAAGCTTTTTAGCGAAAATTATCCCATTTTAGTTCCTAGCGGATCTTGTGCTGGTATGATGATGCATGATTATGTTGAGCTTTTTAAAGGTGAAAAAGAGGAAGAGAAAATCAAAGAATTTAGCTCTAAAATAGTTGAACTAAGTGTGTATTTAGACAAAGTTTTAAATGTGAAGTATGAAGATGCTGGTGAGCCTATAAAAGTAACTTGGCACAGCAACTGCCACGCTCTTAGAGTAGCAAAAAGCATAGAAAGTAATTTAAATCTTTTAAAAAGATTTAAAAATGTCGAGCTTGTGCAACTAGAGTATGAAAAAGAGTGCTGTGGTTTTGGAGGAACTTTTGCGGTAAAAGAGCCTGAAATTTCAAATGCAATGACGCTTGAAAAGATTAAGCATATAGAAGAAACAGGCGTAAAATACCTAATAAGTGCTGATGGAGGCTGTTTGATGAACATAGCTGGAACTATGTCAAAACATGGTAAAAATATAAAAGCGCTTCATCTATACGATTTTATACTCTCAAGACTCAATGGAGATAAGATATGA
- a CDS encoding lactate permease LctP family transporter gives MEIWEQVYNPLGNIWLSAFVASLPILLFFASLVLFKLKGWVAAALTVGLSCIIAIAMYGMPIQSVLSSFVYGFITGMWPIAWIILAAIFLYKLSVKSGYFETLKHSVMSITPDHRIQVILIAFCFGAFLEGAIGFGGPVAITAALLMGLGLRPLYAAGLCMIANTAPVAFGAVGIPIIAMGKAVGVDPVHISAMVAHMLPPITIFVPFFIVYLMDGFKGVKETYPAILVASLTFAITQFVTASYVGPELPDITSAVVSLVCTTAFLKIWKPKNIFRVEGSEPYVENEQMSAKLVIKAWLPFVFLILTVVLWTMPFFKALFAKGGALSFTTFQFTVPFINEINQVAPIIKEGQNAALSGVFSVPLILTAGTAILAAAFLTVAAYKLKTSMIKEAATETIKEMSIPILTIGLVVAYAYVAKNSAQAATMGLALSNTGQAFAFFSPVIGWLGVFLTGSDTSSNLLFGPLQQVTAQQLGVQDYVFLAANTVGGVVGKMISPQSIAIACAAVGLVGQESSLFRFTLKYSIFFIIIAGIISWSIVHIVPSLIPLF, from the coding sequence ATGGAAATTTGGGAACAGGTCTATAATCCGTTGGGAAATATCTGGCTGAGTGCTTTTGTGGCATCTTTGCCGATACTACTTTTTTTTGCATCTCTTGTTTTGTTTAAGCTTAAAGGATGGGTTGCGGCGGCTTTAACTGTTGGTTTAAGCTGTATTATCGCCATCGCAATGTATGGCATGCCGATACAATCAGTTCTTTCTAGTTTTGTTTATGGGTTTATCACTGGTATGTGGCCAATCGCGTGGATTATCTTAGCTGCTATTTTCCTATATAAACTATCTGTTAAATCAGGTTATTTTGAAACACTAAAACATAGTGTTATGTCTATAACTCCAGATCACAGAATCCAAGTTATACTCATAGCTTTCTGTTTTGGTGCGTTCTTAGAGGGTGCGATTGGTTTTGGTGGACCAGTTGCTATCACAGCTGCACTTTTAATGGGTCTTGGACTTCGCCCACTATACGCTGCTGGTTTATGTATGATAGCAAACACAGCTCCAGTTGCTTTTGGTGCGGTTGGAATTCCAATTATTGCGATGGGTAAAGCAGTTGGCGTTGATCCTGTGCATATATCTGCAATGGTTGCTCATATGCTTCCTCCTATAACTATATTTGTTCCATTTTTCATAGTATATTTAATGGATGGATTTAAAGGCGTTAAAGAGACATATCCAGCTATTTTAGTAGCTTCTTTAACCTTTGCTATAACTCAGTTTGTAACCGCTAGTTATGTTGGGCCAGAGCTTCCAGATATCACTTCAGCGGTTGTTTCGCTTGTTTGTACTACGGCGTTTTTAAAGATTTGGAAACCAAAAAATATCTTTAGAGTCGAAGGAAGTGAGCCATATGTTGAAAATGAGCAAATGAGCGCTAAACTTGTTATAAAAGCATGGCTTCCGTTTGTTTTTCTTATCCTTACGGTTGTTTTATGGACTATGCCATTTTTCAAAGCTTTGTTTGCAAAAGGTGGCGCACTATCGTTTACAACATTCCAATTTACAGTGCCATTTATAAATGAAATCAACCAAGTTGCACCGATAATCAAAGAGGGTCAAAATGCTGCTTTAAGTGGTGTATTTTCTGTGCCGTTGATTTTAACTGCCGGAACTGCTATTTTAGCGGCTGCTTTCCTAACAGTAGCAGCTTATAAGCTAAAAACTTCTATGATAAAAGAGGCTGCGACTGAGACAATTAAAGAGATGAGTATTCCTATTCTTACGATAGGTTTAGTTGTTGCATATGCATATGTTGCTAAAAACAGCGCGCAAGCTGCAACTATGGGTCTAGCTCTTTCAAATACCGGTCAAGCGTTTGCCTTCTTCTCGCCAGTTATTGGTTGGCTTGGAGTTTTCTTAACAGGAAGTGATACAAGCTCAAACTTGCTATTTGGTCCACTTCAGCAAGTTACAGCTCAACAACTTGGAGTTCAAGATTATGTATTTTTAGCAGCAAATACTGTTGGTGGTGTTGTTGGTAAGATGATAAGCCCACAAAGTATAGCTATAGCTTGTGCGGCGGTTGGTCTTGTAGGACAAGAGAGTTCGTTGTTTAGATTTACTCTAAAGTATTCGATATTTTTCATCATTATAGCAGGCATTATTTCATGGTCGATAGTTCATATCGTGCCAAGTCTTATACCGCTATTTTAA
- the metG gene encoding methionine--tRNA ligase yields the protein MEKRFITTPIYYVNDVPHIGHAYTTIIADMMARLYRLQGHETYFLTGTDEHGQKIEEAAKSRGFSPKEYADEVSGKFKALWDEFEISYDHFIRTTDEYHIKTAQNAFDIMYKNDDIYKGEYEGFYCVSCETFFPESQLIDGEYCPDCGKQTRLIKEESYFFRLSKYQDKLLKWYEDEEKCILPKGKKNEVVSFVKGGLKDLSITRTSFEWGIKLPESLNEPKHVMYVWLDALINYLSALGYTRDEKNMDFWNNAMHIVGKDILRFHAVYWPAFLMSLNLPLPKHVAAHGWWTRDGKKMSKSIGNVVNPKEVADTYGLEQFRYFLLREVPFGQDGDFSQKAFINRINSELCNDLGNLLNRIIGMSSKYSNYEINSKDVLKYFTDEIETANALCKNALLASDEVATNRYLEELWKVLNLANASIAKYEPWNLIKDGEKDKALALVAMVSNLLAKVAVLLSPAMPKSADKIAKALSFDVNTNLYNKLIKDGGIIDFMAVATEPLFAKVEVPSLENVVEVKKEEKKVEVINIDEFKKCVIKVGTILECENIEGSDKLLKFQIDLGEEKPRQIISGIAKFYNPSELVGKQVCVLANLKPAKIFKHLSEGMILSAEDGKLTLLSTLSKVQNGAIVG from the coding sequence ATGGAAAAGAGATTTATAACTACACCGATTTATTATGTTAATGATGTTCCACATATAGGACATGCTTATACAACCATTATCGCAGATATGATGGCTAGACTTTATAGGCTTCAAGGGCATGAGACATACTTTTTAACAGGAACTGATGAGCATGGTCAAAAGATAGAAGAAGCGGCTAAATCACGTGGCTTTTCGCCAAAAGAGTATGCAGATGAGGTAAGTGGTAAATTTAAAGCTTTGTGGGATGAGTTTGAGATTTCATATGATCATTTTATAAGAACAACTGATGAATATCATATAAAAACCGCGCAAAATGCTTTTGATATAATGTATAAAAATGATGATATTTACAAAGGCGAATATGAGGGATTTTACTGTGTTAGCTGTGAGACCTTTTTTCCTGAATCTCAGCTTATAGATGGCGAGTATTGCCCAGACTGTGGTAAGCAAACTAGGCTTATTAAAGAAGAAAGCTACTTTTTTAGACTATCAAAATATCAAGATAAGCTTTTAAAATGGTATGAAGATGAAGAAAAATGTATTTTGCCAAAAGGTAAGAAAAATGAGGTTGTAAGCTTTGTAAAAGGCGGGCTAAAAGATTTAAGTATAACTCGAACTAGCTTTGAGTGGGGTATAAAACTGCCTGAAAGCTTAAATGAGCCAAAACATGTGATGTATGTTTGGCTTGATGCTCTTATAAACTACCTTTCAGCGCTTGGTTATACAAGAGATGAGAAAAATATGGACTTTTGGAACAACGCTATGCACATCGTAGGAAAAGACATCTTGCGTTTTCATGCGGTTTATTGGCCAGCGTTTTTAATGAGTTTAAATCTACCTTTACCAAAACACGTTGCAGCGCACGGCTGGTGGACAAGAGATGGTAAAAAAATGAGTAAATCTATAGGAAATGTTGTAAATCCAAAAGAGGTTGCTGATACTTATGGGCTTGAGCAGTTTAGATACTTTTTGCTTCGTGAAGTGCCATTTGGTCAAGATGGCGACTTTTCTCAAAAGGCGTTTATAAACCGTATAAATAGCGAACTTTGCAACGATTTAGGAAATTTACTTAACAGAATAATTGGCATGAGTAGCAAATACTCAAATTACGAGATAAATTCAAAAGATGTTTTAAAGTATTTTACCGATGAGATAGAAACTGCAAATGCGCTTTGTAAAAATGCGCTTTTAGCAAGCGATGAAGTGGCGACAAATCGCTATTTAGAAGAGCTTTGGAAAGTGCTAAATTTAGCAAATGCCTCGATAGCAAAGTATGAGCCGTGGAATTTGATTAAAGATGGTGAAAAAGATAAAGCACTAGCGCTTGTTGCGATGGTTAGTAATCTTCTTGCAAAAGTTGCTGTTCTTTTAAGTCCAGCTATGCCAAAAAGCGCAGATAAGATAGCAAAGGCACTTAGCTTTGATGTCAATACAAATTTATATAATAAACTTATAAAAGATGGTGGCATTATAGATTTTATGGCGGTTGCGACTGAGCCGTTGTTTGCTAAGGTTGAAGTTCCTAGCTTGGAAAACGTAGTTGAGGTTAAAAAAGAAGAGAAAAAAGTTGAGGTTATAAACATAGATGAGTTTAAAAAATGCGTTATAAAAGTAGGAACGATTTTAGAGTGTGAAAACATCGAAGGAAGTGATAAACTACTTAAATTTCAAATTGATTTAGGCGAGGAAAAACCACGTCAAATCATCTCGGGAATAGCTAAATTTTATAATCCATCCGAACTTGTTGGCAAGCAAGTGTGTGTTTTAGCAAATTTAAAACCAGCTAAAATTTTCAAACATCTAAGCGAAGGTATGATACTAAGCGCAGAAGATGGCAAACTAACGCTTCTTAGCACTTTAAGCAAAGTTCAAAACGGCGCTATAGTCGGATAA
- a CDS encoding class 1 fructose-bisphosphatase codes for MQEIFKTIENIAIKISDALKYADLGYTDHKNQTGDTQLKLDVLSDEIITAEFKDVKSVKSLISEEKTDEELLNEDGEYIVAYDPLDGSSLVDVNFAVGSIFGIYKKSLSAKNLVASVYTIYGPRLEMVVCKDSPKLYRLKRDGEFGFVRELKLQEKGKLNATGATQKGWSDTHRKLVNTLFERGYRLRYSGAMVSDLHQVLLKGGGLFSYPATSDAPKGKLRVSFEVLPFAFIYEKAGGATSDGFSNSLFDIEIKELHQTTPCFFGSVDEIETLHQIYGKKS; via the coding sequence ATGCAAGAGATTTTTAAAACTATAGAAAACATTGCTATAAAGATAAGCGATGCGCTAAAATATGCAGATTTAGGCTATACAGATCACAAAAACCAAACAGGCGACACGCAGTTAAAACTCGATGTTTTAAGCGATGAGATTATAACAGCTGAGTTTAAAGATGTAAAAAGCGTAAAATCCTTAATAAGCGAAGAAAAAACAGATGAAGAGCTTTTAAACGAAGATGGCGAGTATATCGTAGCTTATGATCCGCTTGATGGCTCGAGTTTAGTTGATGTAAATTTTGCTGTTGGTTCGATTTTTGGAATTTATAAAAAAAGTTTAAGTGCTAAAAATTTAGTTGCTAGCGTTTATACCATATACGGACCACGCCTTGAAATGGTAGTTTGTAAAGACTCGCCAAAACTTTACCGCTTAAAAAGAGATGGAGAGTTTGGCTTTGTAAGAGAGCTAAAACTACAAGAAAAAGGCAAACTAAACGCAACTGGAGCAACTCAAAAAGGCTGGAGTGATACTCATAGAAAGCTTGTAAATACGCTATTTGAGCGTGGATATCGCTTGCGTTATAGTGGCGCTATGGTTTCTGATTTGCACCAAGTTTTACTAAAAGGCGGCGGGCTTTTTAGCTATCCAGCAACAAGCGATGCGCCAAAAGGCAAACTTAGAGTTAGCTTTGAAGTCTTGCCATTTGCTTTTATATATGAAAAAGCTGGAGGAGCTACAAGTGATGGCTTTTCAAATTCGCTTTTTGATATAGAGATTAAAGAGCTTCATCAAACAACTCCATGTTTTTTTGGGTCAGTCGATGAGATAGAAACTCTGCATCAAATTTATGGTAAGAAGAGTTAG
- the mobB gene encoding molybdopterin-guanine dinucleotide biosynthesis protein B — translation MKRVAIAFSGPSNTGKTTLILKVAKKFIDDGLKVVIIKHDPSDKAKFDVEGKDSYKFSQIGADVVVASPTRTTYFSKEMKSLAQMVDMVGEFDLLIVEGLKTLPLPRISLFREHIDESYLEFSDAIATDGLKCSVDIPNFDINDVESISKWVIDNAKKV, via the coding sequence ATGAAAAGAGTGGCGATTGCCTTTTCTGGACCTTCAAACACCGGTAAAACAACGCTTATACTAAAGGTTGCAAAGAAATTTATCGATGATGGGCTTAAAGTTGTGATTATAAAACACGACCCATCAGATAAGGCGAAATTCGATGTTGAGGGAAAAGACAGTTATAAATTTAGCCAAATTGGCGCTGATGTTGTCGTAGCAAGTCCTACAAGGACGACATATTTTAGTAAAGAGATGAAAAGTTTAGCTCAAATGGTGGATATGGTTGGCGAGTTTGATCTTTTGATAGTAGAGGGTTTAAAAACGCTGCCACTTCCTAGAATAAGCCTATTTAGAGAGCATATAGATGAGAGTTATCTTGAGTTTTCAGATGCTATAGCAACTGATGGACTAAAATGCAGTGTAGATATACCAAATTTTGATATAAACGATGTCGAGTCAATCTCAAAATGGGTCATAGATAATGCAAAAAAAGTATAA
- a CDS encoding lytic transglycosylase domain-containing protein, with product MLLRCSFVLMFFISLNASVLSYEEIKKEPKSLAKDYYIYRLITETKYDKNEIKELKKDIFRNKGKLQTQIDKILPPFKKQDNCNGIGSKNILDANLSCKLARMFPNFIKSISQGDREALIKEFASRADLINLLQGYNQKNPAKYYAKTQNAKNFFIYYNSINQQEQDDKFNFALEPEFAQTLATKGYFKTFVVNSVLQKKHEVLTKSLLELNTTVLSDDSAFFLGLQALKFNKPKKANELFFQAKTTYKKQFDKDKSSFWMYQTSKDINLLKELSNSQNINIYSLYAKEMTGNNQVEVVIPQPTKKSVKGYDSSDPFAWVKLKEKVKTLDLKNLEKYADKFDTKNTVGEYIYIANILSGYKDNFYPMPFMDYLKDTNIHRRALIFALARQESRFVQSAVSTSYALGMMQFMPFVANDIAKKNKLKDFDQDEMFKPEVAYKFANIHLDWLERYLYNPVFIAYAYNGGLGFTKRTLLRGDLFNDGKYEPFLSMELVPVQESREYAKHVLANYVIYLQALSVESNTSILTLLKTLTIPSLSDSFRK from the coding sequence ATGCTTCTACGATGTAGTTTTGTGCTGATGTTTTTTATCTCTTTGAATGCTTCGGTTTTAAGCTATGAAGAGATAAAAAAAGAGCCAAAATCTTTAGCAAAAGATTATTATATTTATCGTTTGATAACAGAGACAAAGTATGATAAAAACGAGATTAAAGAGCTTAAAAAAGATATTTTTAGAAACAAAGGAAAGCTTCAAACACAAATCGATAAAATCTTACCGCCTTTTAAAAAACAAGATAATTGCAACGGTATCGGCTCAAAAAACATCTTAGATGCAAATTTAAGTTGCAAACTAGCTAGAATGTTCCCAAATTTTATAAAAAGCATTTCGCAAGGTGATCGCGAGGCGCTTATAAAGGAGTTTGCTAGCAGGGCGGATTTGATAAATTTATTACAAGGCTATAACCAAAAAAACCCAGCTAAATACTACGCTAAAACGCAAAATGCGAAAAACTTTTTCATATACTATAACTCTATAAATCAGCAAGAGCAAGATGATAAATTTAACTTCGCTTTAGAGCCTGAATTTGCTCAAACTTTAGCGACTAAAGGATATTTTAAAACCTTTGTTGTAAATTCTGTACTCCAAAAAAAGCATGAGGTTTTAACAAAGTCATTGCTTGAATTAAATACTACAGTTTTATCTGATGACTCTGCGTTTTTTTTAGGACTTCAAGCGCTTAAATTTAATAAGCCTAAAAAAGCAAATGAGCTATTTTTTCAAGCAAAAACAACCTATAAAAAGCAGTTTGATAAGGATAAGTCAAGCTTTTGGATGTATCAAACTTCAAAAGATATAAATTTGTTAAAAGAGCTATCAAATAGCCAAAATATCAACATCTACTCACTTTATGCAAAAGAGATGACTGGAAATAACCAAGTTGAAGTAGTTATCCCGCAACCAACTAAAAAAAGCGTTAAGGGATATGATAGTAGCGACCCTTTTGCATGGGTAAAGCTTAAAGAAAAAGTAAAAACGCTAGATTTAAAAAATTTAGAAAAATATGCAGATAAATTTGATACTAAAAATACAGTTGGCGAGTATATTTATATAGCAAATATCTTATCAGGATATAAAGATAACTTTTATCCTATGCCGTTTATGGACTATCTAAAAGATACAAACATCCATAGAAGGGCACTTATCTTTGCTTTGGCAAGGCAAGAAAGCCGCTTTGTTCAAAGTGCGGTTTCCACCTCATACGCGCTTGGTATGATGCAGTTTATGCCGTTTGTTGCAAATGATATAGCTAAGAAAAACAAGCTTAAGGATTTTGATCAAGATGAGATGTTTAAGCCAGAAGTTGCGTATAAATTTGCTAATATTCATCTTGATTGGTTAGAAAGATATCTTTATAATCCAGTTTTTATAGCTTATGCTTATAATGGTGGTTTGGGATTTACCAAACGCACACTTTTAAGAGGGGATTTGTTTAACGATGGCAAATACGAGCCGTTTTTAAGCATGGAGTTAGTGCCAGTTCAAGAAAGCAGAGAGTATGCAAAACATGTTTTAGCAAACTATGTTATTTATCTTCAAGCTTTATCCGTGGAGTCCAATACATCGATTTTGACACTTTTAAAAACCTTAACGATACCTTCTCTAAGTGATTCGTTTCGTAAGTGA
- a CDS encoding YggT family protein, producing the protein MILKTFLLAIAQILQLVIFAYTWVIIIGAVLSFVRPDPYNKLVQVIYRLTEPVYQYIRKYIPTTFGGLDFAPLIVLLGLQFLDKFLVTLVLRYASTM; encoded by the coding sequence ATGATTTTAAAGACATTTTTACTTGCGATTGCGCAAATTTTACAACTTGTGATATTTGCTTATACTTGGGTTATCATAATTGGCGCAGTTTTAAGCTTTGTTCGCCCAGATCCATACAACAAGCTTGTTCAAGTGATTTACCGTTTGACTGAGCCAGTTTATCAATACATTAGAAAATACATACCAACGACTTTTGGTGGGCTTGACTTTGCCCCATTAATCGTGCTTTTAGGACTTCAGTTTTTGGATAAATTTTTAGTAACTTTGGTGCTTAGATATGCTTCTACGATGTAG
- the gltX gene encoding glutamate--tRNA ligase — protein sequence MYRFAPSPTGDMHIGNLRAAIFNYICAKKDKCGFILRIEDTDVARNIEGKDDEIKEILTKFGISWDQFYRQSKNLKFHQEFANKLLIEKKAFCCFCTEEELEAKKELAKANGEAYRYDGTCERLSDMEVLECEKPFVVRMKKPNAAVGFSDAIKGELVFEPENIDSFVVMRVDKTPTYNFACAIDDMLEGVTFIIRGEDHVSNTPKQEWIRQSLGYTEKMGYAHLPIILNHEGKKMSKRENSSSVKWLLFSGYLPEAIANYLILLGNKTPCEIFTINDAIEWFDIKNISKSPAKFDIDKLSQINREHIRRASDERLAEVFGMDKKFANLIRFYTQEASLVVEISEKIAQIYGKKDIPDEFKESAEVLKKAILDMEIPVNFDEFKANLMQISGLKGKNFFMPLRVLLTNQTHGPELKELYTLIKDDIKEIVNV from the coding sequence ATGTATCGTTTTGCGCCATCTCCAACTGGAGATATGCATATTGGAAATTTACGAGCTGCTATATTTAACTACATTTGCGCTAAAAAGGACAAGTGCGGCTTTATACTTAGAATCGAAGATACTGATGTGGCAAGAAATATCGAGGGAAAAGATGATGAGATTAAAGAAATTTTGACTAAATTTGGTATTTCGTGGGATCAATTTTACCGCCAAAGTAAAAATTTGAAATTTCACCAAGAATTTGCAAACAAACTTTTGATAGAAAAAAAGGCATTTTGCTGTTTTTGCACCGAAGAAGAGCTTGAAGCTAAAAAAGAGCTTGCAAAGGCAAATGGCGAAGCATATCGCTATGATGGGACTTGCGAGAGACTAAGCGATATGGAAGTTTTAGAATGCGAAAAACCATTTGTCGTGCGTATGAAAAAACCAAACGCTGCGGTTGGTTTTAGCGATGCTATAAAAGGCGAGCTTGTTTTTGAACCTGAAAATATCGATAGTTTTGTCGTAATGAGAGTGGATAAAACTCCAACTTACAACTTTGCTTGTGCGATTGATGATATGCTAGAGGGCGTTACATTCATAATTAGAGGTGAAGATCATGTTTCAAACACACCAAAGCAAGAATGGATCAGACAAAGTCTTGGATATACCGAAAAAATGGGCTACGCACACCTTCCAATCATACTAAATCACGAAGGCAAAAAGATGAGTAAAAGAGAAAATAGCTCATCTGTTAAGTGGCTTTTGTTTAGTGGATACTTGCCTGAGGCGATTGCGAATTATTTGATTTTACTTGGAAATAAAACTCCGTGTGAAATTTTTACCATAAATGACGCTATAGAGTGGTTTGATATCAAAAATATTTCAAAAAGCCCAGCTAAATTTGATATAGATAAACTTTCTCAAATCAACCGTGAGCATATCAGGCGAGCAAGCGATGAGCGTTTGGCTGAAGTTTTTGGTATGGATAAGAAATTTGCAAATTTGATAAGATTTTACACACAAGAAGCGAGCTTAGTCGTAGAAATTTCAGAAAAAATAGCTCAAATTTATGGTAAAAAAGATATCCCAGATGAGTTTAAAGAGAGCGCTGAAGTTTTAAAAAAGGCGATTTTAGATATGGAAATTCCTGTAAATTTTGATGAGTTTAAAGCAAATTTAATGCAAATTTCAGGACTTAAGGGCAAAAACTTTTTTATGCCACTTCGCGTTTTACTAACAAACCAAACGCATGGTCCAGAGCTAAAAGAGCTTTACACACTTATAAAAGATGATATTAAGGAGATAGTAAACGTATGA
- the mscL gene encoding large-conductance mechanosensitive channel protein MscL has translation MSFVKEFKEFAMRGNVMDMAVGVVIGGAFGKIVSSLVGDVIMPVVGVLTGGVDFTDLKITLKDAVGEAAAVTINYGTFIQTIVDFLIIAFCIFIVIKGINKLKREEPKVPEAPAAPAEDVVLLTEIRDLLKNK, from the coding sequence ATGAGTTTTGTTAAGGAATTTAAAGAATTCGCTATGCGTGGCAATGTCATGGATATGGCAGTTGGTGTTGTTATAGGCGGAGCTTTTGGTAAAATTGTAAGCTCACTTGTTGGCGATGTGATTATGCCAGTTGTTGGAGTTTTAACTGGTGGCGTGGACTTTACAGATCTTAAAATCACACTTAAGGATGCCGTTGGCGAAGCTGCTGCTGTGACTATAAACTATGGAACTTTTATCCAAACTATAGTTGATTTTTTAATCATCGCATTTTGTATATTTATCGTTATTAAAGGTATAAATAAACTAAAAAGAGAAGAGCCAAAAGTGCCAGAAGCACCAGCAGCACCAGCTGAAGATGTTGTGCTTTTAACAGAGATTAGAGATCTTTTAAAAAATAAATGA
- a CDS encoding Crp/Fnr family transcriptional regulator, with translation MIKQIPFFSSLDDESCKKLNDISIFKKYKKGEVLFLEGEESKWLNILLKGTIGIYKSSPKGKNVFMHEIRPINFIAELANFEDIPYPASSYFTSNSEILRIDYAKFKELFLSRPEISLEFLKSLAKKLKVMNDVFVREIVLDADGKIAKFVYENLELFKTLKQSQVAAILNVAPETLSRTLAKFRQDNLFKYDKNGEIIGVNERLKEFFVI, from the coding sequence ATGATAAAACAAATTCCTTTTTTTAGCAGCTTAGATGATGAAAGTTGCAAAAAATTAAACGATATAAGTATATTTAAAAAGTATAAAAAAGGCGAAGTTCTATTTTTAGAAGGAGAGGAGTCAAAATGGCTAAATATCCTTCTAAAAGGGACAATTGGAATTTATAAAAGTTCGCCAAAAGGCAAAAATGTCTTTATGCACGAAATTCGCCCCATAAATTTTATAGCCGAGTTAGCGAATTTTGAAGATATTCCCTATCCTGCTAGTTCGTATTTTACGTCAAATAGTGAGATTTTAAGGATAGATTATGCTAAATTTAAAGAGCTTTTTTTATCTAGACCTGAAATTTCGCTTGAGTTTTTAAAATCTTTAGCTAAAAAACTAAAAGTTATGAACGATGTTTTTGTCCGTGAGATAGTTCTTGATGCAGACGGAAAGATAGCTAAATTTGTATATGAAAATTTAGAACTTTTTAAAACGTTAAAACAGTCTCAAGTAGCAGCGATACTAAATGTCGCGCCAGAAACGCTTTCAAGAACTTTGGCTAAATTTAGGCAAGATAATCTTTTCAAATATGATAAAAATGGCGAGATTATCGGAGTTAATGAGAGATTAAAAGAGTTTTTTGTCATATGA